From Centroberyx gerrardi isolate f3 chromosome 10, fCenGer3.hap1.cur.20231027, whole genome shotgun sequence:
aaaaaaagacatagcGGACGTAAGCAGAGGGTAGTGCATAAGCATTGCTGTGGGAGCTTCATTAAAGGTCTGCTAactggtgattttttttcccccagtttgGGCAAACTTTGCCACTGTGGCTGGTTGACCTAACACATTTCATCTTGGATCATTTTAAATTGAAGATGACTTTACGTGTGCCGTTGTGTCATTACCTTCCTCGTCTGCGTCTGTCGCAACAAAGACCTTGTCGAGTTTGTGCTTCTTCATCAGGCAGCGGATTTTTTTGACCGCCCCTTTAAGGCTGGGTACGTCCTCTCTGTGACCCCAGATGAAGTCCTTCCTGCGGAGGTGGACGCCCAGGTACGACCCGCCTTTAGCCGAGCCCAGCTTGGCCTGAGGAGGACATACAGTAATAGCAGACCACCAACTGATTATTCAGTAAACCTGAAAACTGGCTAATCTATGAAATTATAAAAACAACAAGTACAGACTTAACAAGTACAGTCTCACAGAGCGTTTGTGGCAATGACATCTAGTGTTTTTTTCAGAATACCAGAAGAtggttgtgtgaaaatttgtcAAGCTTCATAGTTAatgacacattttcacaataacataacttttatttcctttaattaattagatactgctcaatagaGAACAGACATGATCTAtggaaaattattttctcaagtgctgtaaaccaTGATGAGGTTTTGATAGTGTATGGGAATAGATGAGTGAAGAGTCTCAaccttgactgactgacctgaatctgCCTTTTGATGACCACAGTGTTGTGGCAATAGGCTCTAAAATATATCATAATGcatggacagacagactgaacacactgaCTCACCTTCATGCGAGTCCAGTCCTCACTGTATACTGTTTGGTCGCTGCTATCTGTAGAGTTGAGGTACTTTGCTCTGAAGTCATCTCCTATGAGCCGCAGGTGCTTGGCAAAAACCATGCTGCGGCGCGTCTACATTCAATACAGACACAATTAACATCACTTTATAGTCCAGGTGGTGTGCCTTGACATAagaaccccccaaccccccaacttgaagaaataaaaataaaaaataacacctGCTACATACAAAGCGATGTACACCTGTTGTTACAACACATTTTATATACACAGTGGCGTACACCTGTTGCAACACCTGTTACATACACCTGTTACAGCACCTGTTACTATACACAGCAGCCAAGCACAGCATCTGCTGGGTAAAATCAATATtgcaggagaaagagacaggcacAGGCACTCCACATTCTTTTTATACCACTGCAAACCAGGACTTTTGCACACCATACATTTTCCCGCATTAAACCCTGGATTGAGAAAACGatcatacagtacatattattACCTGATCACTATTAGAAGTGAGATTAACCCATAACTTCACTTACATCCCAGTAATCCTTCCCAGCATAGTGGTCGTGGAGGactgtctctgctctgtccaGCATGACTGACCTGCAAAAGAGCAGCATGTGCAAACAGGTTCATCCCTGTCACTATCGccaagagaaaacaaactgtactATATACCACACTGAAATAGCGAGGCAGTTAAATAGTCTCTCAGCTATTCACATATAGAGGgatttcaggtgacgtaacacatcctctggcagccatattgggggtcctcagctcttggcaacTACAAGCTGAGATCAGCTAATGGCATTTCTAAACTTACGGCTCAAAAGTGTGGAATAGATAAGGTTGATTTCTGTGCCATTTTTTGACTAGAGACTGATCATTTCTGATACATTTGATCTATTTTGTGTtaagataatgtcagcttgttagtttGCAAGCTAACCCTAGTATGTGGTCTGCTAAACATCACtatcttgttaacacatctgatttgcacaataACTAATAACACGTGgctagcagctagcgttagtagtggctagtagctGCATGTTAACTTGAATATTAGTTGTTTTgacaaaataaccaaaaaaccaaaaaagccaaaaaactactttttgttcaggttaactgtgCTGACTCTTCTCGAATGTTTTgcagtagagactagggctgaaGACAAGACAATTCTACTTTATCAGACCATTCACTAGTTATagcattactgaattgacctacatcCACACCGCAACAAATTTTTCAAATATCTGTTTCTATTCTGGCTGGTATACATTTTGATATGATTTGCCAATGAAAATCCAAAGATTGAACTGCAACTGAAAAGCCTCTATAGGTAGTTAGATATTCACTTTATAACCACTACATAATAATCCACAGACAGAAATCCCTCTGTGTGACTTTTTGGGTCACCTGCAAAGGACTGGCAAACTTAAAAACCTtccaataatacattttaatttaaattaatatacatttttcatcgAAATCTGTCACACTGCCCattttcagtgctatttcaTGTGTAGAATCAAGCACTGTGTattaatttaaaacttgttcACTcacttaaaaaagaaaatggatcAAGGTTgcaattcatcatgaagtgcaacagaactCAATACACCCGAGGCATTCAAACATTgtcatctcaaaaagttaccagTCAGTGTGGCGGGTGACCTTTATTGATTTATCTGTCAAAGACAAATTTAACCAGCATTTGGCACTTGGCAGGTGTTATTTTCGGACCCTGTGTGTGGGAAATCTGTGCATTATGTATAACATCATCCCGCTGTTCTGTGGACTTAcgttgctgtgatgtttttctgAAGAACCGGCGCCAGGATGGAGGCGTGGCCTTGGGCTGACATACACGTGACATTTCGAGCTCTCGTCTCCTCGTGGCCCCAAAACCAGCCcctgagaaacagacagaggggagaCAGGGACATGGCGATGATGAATGGAGAGGTGAGAGAAGTACGACTAGTAAGGCGGAGGAGTACATCATTTATACAGAATAACTGTGAACCTCATCCATCACTGTCTCAAATAGGTCTGCTGTGTTACTCTACCGCTGTGTTAATCTAGAGTCACTTTGAGGGTGccatcacacctacagttcattttctttggtccgaactaTAGTGGAAAGgttttagttttacattttttggatttggtttgtttgggttcACACTGTCTAATTGCATGTGAACCAGGTCTTGTAAACAAAAGGCACATGGACTCAgaagtagctcatttattggacagagttttggtaatcTGTCACTTTAGCATGATGATGTCTGCGATGTCTTTGTGTTCATACTAGTTAAGATCACATTAAGAAACAGCTGCAatgtgagcatcagtccagactgcagtttgacttcttgccctcagttcattttgttatgtcaggctttccaagcatgaggatctgctggctatcagatgacATCCCTCTCCTTATACCCTTCGTTTAGGGATTGTTTCCTTTAACTGGTTCGGATTACGTTCTCAATGCCAACAAACcagtttgcttggaagaggATCTTTTAGGTATCTCAGTTTGGTTGTTTTCTGCCACCCAGGTTTGAAtgtcattgttctcacctggccaaataaaccaaactaaaggagtaaacgctgCAGAGGTTGGATAAACCACTCcaaaacatgcttggtgtgaatgtgcCCTAAGAATTGATTTCAGTAAAAGCAGTTTGGGACCATGGTCCATTTTCCCATATTGTGTTACTCTACCTGTAGTAGTTCTGTTTATCTTTGGAGTACATCAACTTCTCAATGCAGGGCCGCTCGTCAACTTTCTCCTCCCACTTCCCATCAGTCCATCCCTCAGCGTAGTTCTGCAGCACCAGGACCCTGTCGATGAACGGGCCTCCGGACTCTGGGCCCAAGAGAGGAACAAGATACATTGATTAACTGTGTTGGGCATAACTGAGCTAAACAGCACTGTGTTTTagcggtctaaccctagtccgAGTCACTAAAGAAAAGGCTCACCGGCGATGAATTCCTCGTACTCAATGACGGGCACGTTGGCCTGCAGGCTGGTGAGGCTGAAGAACTCTCCCCAGGGGATGCGGACCTGGTGGATGTCGGGGCTCTGCCAGTGGTAGAGGCGACCCCAGGGGGGCAGCACCAGCACCCAGTCgtccccctccttcctcagaGACTTCACCAGGGACGCCATGCGGATGTAGACGTCCCGCCGCAGGTTGAAACCCTCCGGGGGGTTCACGTCGTACAGCAGGTACCTGAGGCCACAAGAGAGGCAGTGAGATGCTTGAGGTTGCCAAGCCAAGGGAAAGTATATCTGCTGTCTACTTAGTCATCACAATACATCAAACCCAATGCATTTAGTGTGTCATTTAATATTTGTGTAATATTATGTCAAGTTTTGTCAGGTGTGGGGCTTATATTGTGCTAATACCCTGTCCAATTTACAACATTAA
This genomic window contains:
- the pofut2 gene encoding GDP-fucose protein O-fucosyltransferase 2 — encoded protein: MAHRAVPSPVILIVSTQSFVKFCLSLLIVFTAVVSVNSDDVFSASRTATVPVAAARDLRYLLYDVNPPEGFNLRRDVYIRMASLVKSLRKEGDDWVLVLPPWGRLYHWQSPDIHQVRIPWGEFFSLTSLQANVPVIEYEEFIAESGGPFIDRVLVLQNYAEGWTDGKWEEKVDERPCIEKLMYSKDKQNYYRGWFWGHEETRARNVTCMSAQGHASILAPVLQKNITATSVMLDRAETVLHDHYAGKDYWDTRRSMVFAKHLRLIGDDFRAKYLNSTDSSDQTVYSEDWTRMKAKLGSAKGGSYLGVHLRRKDFIWGHREDVPSLKGAVKKIRCLMKKHKLDKVFVATDADEEELEDLKRMLPEMVRFEPTWEDLELLKDGGVAIIDQWICAHARFFIGTSVSTFSFRIHEEREILGFDPKTTYNRFCGDTEKECEQPTHWKIVY